One segment of Panulirus ornatus isolate Po-2019 chromosome 33, ASM3632096v1, whole genome shotgun sequence DNA contains the following:
- the LOC139759682 gene encoding probable methyltransferase-like protein 24 has product MLPVSLRRKLWKYLWLCLLLSVAVVNVIAYLAPPVPGKPTPSTYQPQEFIIPGRSVTTGATPQLLNIQDSNQLPEVSEWLQESMFGWVFGVHTIMVDLMAYGSRTLSVELPQPSSYVLQPKHYVYSVAPRQLLATGGVGDPRPPEGGRLQEVRDYFTFLKRPQAMCRKLVTVGGRLDCNNLTDDLMDGSKVVCMDPPLELPPGKDPRSCLTLSFGIHVDASFDEAISDLNCEIHMFDLLDYSPKKLLRKSRHAYFHQVGLSDTRRQNYYLNLKKELPVDNLVGILINNSLIARPIHILKVDIEDDEWSVFEQVVTEPIMNAIGQIAIEVHAEDIVKVPVKERLAYVQRRYDVLRAIESRGFQSVAYWENKQSITYHDSSGASYNTCGEIHYVNSKWYTRTFKENLKKMGFKFR; this is encoded by the exons ATGTTGCCAGTCAGCCTGAGGAGGAAACTTTGGAAGTATTTATGGCTGTGCTTGCTTCTGTCAGTGGCCGTGGTTAATGTGATAGCTTACCTCGCCCCACCAGTCCCTGGTAAACCCACACCTTCGACATACCAGCCACAAGAGTTCATCATTCCAGGTCGGTCAGTGACAACTGGTGCAACACCCCAGTTATTAAACATCCAAGACTCAAACCAGCTCCCGGAGGTGTCAGAGTGGCTGCAGGAGAGTATGTTTGGTTGGGTTTTTGGTGTGCACACCATCATGGTTGATCTTATGGCATATGGGTCCCGTACGCTGAGTGTTGAGTTGCCCCAGCCTTCATCTTACGTACTACAACCTAAACATTATGTTTACAG TGTCGCTCCGCGGCAACTACTGGCCACTGGTGGAGTTGGAGACCCTCGGCCGCCGGAGGGAGGACGTCTGCAAGAGGTGCGGGACTACTTCACCTTCCTCAAAAGACCACAAGCAATGTGCCGCAAGTTGGTCACTGTGGGCGGCAGGCTTGACTGTAACAATCTGACGGATGACCTTATGGATGGCAGCAAG GTAGTTTGTATGGACCCTCCTCTGGAACTACCCCCTGGAAAGGATCCCCGAAGTTGTCTCACTCTTTCCTTCGGAATCCATGTTGACGCCTCCTTTGACGAAGCCATTTCTGATCTCAACTGCGAGATTCACATGTTCGATTTACTCGACTACTCGCCCAAAAAACTCCTCCGCAAGTCCAGACATGCCTACTTTCATCAA GTAGGACTGTCAGACACCAGAAGACAAAACTATTACCTCAACCTGAAGAAGGAACTACCTGTGGACAATCTTGTTGGCATTCTTATAAATAATAGCCTCATTGCTCGTCCTATACATATCTTGAAG GTGGATATTGAGGATGATGAATGGTCAGTCTTTGAACAAGTTGTCACAGAGCCTATTATGAATGCTATTGGCCAg ATAGCCATTGAAGTCCATGCTGAGGACATAGTGAAGGTGCCAGTCAAGGAGCGTCTGGCTTATGTGCAGAGACGATATGATGTCCTCAGGGCCATAGAG TCCAGGGGGTTCCAGAGTGTGGCATACTGGGAAAACAAGCAAAGCATCACCTACCATGACTCATCTGGGGCTTCCTACAACACATGTGGTGAGATCCATTATGTCAACTCCAAATGGTACACACGCACATTCAAAGAGAACCTAAAGAAAATGGGCTTTAAATTCAGATAA